The following DNA comes from Anaerostipes rhamnosivorans.
GTCCTTTTCAAATCTGGATCCAGCCGTCACATAGATCTCACATCCAATGATAGGCTTGATGCCTTCTGCTTTGGCAGCCTTATAGAAATCAATGACTCCATACATGGCACCGTGATCTGTGATGGCAATACTGTCCATCCCCAGTTCTTTGGTCTGATGAACAAGCTCCTTGATCTTACTGGATCCATCCAGCAGACTGTATTCTGTATGAACATGTAAGTGTGTAAAACTCATGGACTTTCTCTCCTGTACTTATTCTTCGCCCGGTCTCTGAGGCTCATCGTAAATATTATGTCCGGTCTCTAATACTTTCCCCTCCACCGTAAACTTCATTGCATTTGTACCAAGATTCTCACATATGGTCTTTGTCACTGCCTGAACTGTCAGCACCTCACCTGAACTGCCCATCTTGCGCAAAGTCTTTTCAATTGTTTTATTAAAGTCGATATAGGCTGTCTGCTTCTTGATCTGGAAAGAGTTGATCTTCGTCCCCTCTTCCAGTGTTCCCATCTTAATCATCTCTTTCAGCAGCTTCTGCGCCGTCACATCCTGGATCTTTACCTTTCCCTGGATCAATGTCTCCACATTGTCATCCGGCGCATAGATGGTACAATCTTTTACAACCGGCTTCTTTGATTCTGCCGTTGTGGCTGCGGCTTTTTTCCCTGTTGTCTTTTTCTTTGCCGTGGTCTTTTCCGCTTCAGTGGAAGCTTTTGTGGTCTTTTCTGTTGTCTGCTTTGTATTATCATTACTGCATCCGGCTAATCCCGCTGCTGCGACCACAGCCAGTAGTCCGGCAAATATCAGTTTTTTCTTTCTCATAACGTGTCCTCCTTCGGTTGATCGAACAACAATTCTATACAGATATATAGATTTTACCACAAAACTATTTCCTGTGCTATAATGCTAAGGAAAAGATAAGAAGATAAAGGAGTAAGATTATGGAACATATGACCATTCAGGATATTTTAGCTGCAACCGGCGGCACCCTTCTGTGCGGCGATTCTTCTATGCCGATCAAACGCATAAGCACAGACTCCAGAACAGTGGGGCCGGATACCTTGTTTGTACCCATCATCGGTGAACGGGTAAACGCACATAAATTTATCGACAGCGCCCTGAAAGACGGCGGAGCTGCTCTGACTCAGGAACATGACCACGCAGAAGGTCCGCATCCATTTATCAGGGTAGCGGATACTTTAAAGGCTATGCAGCAGATCGCATCTTATTATAGAAATAAAATGTCTCTTCCGATCATTGGCATTACAGGAAGTGTTGGAAAAACCACGACCCGCGAGATGATCGCCCATGTGCTGAAGGGCAAATATCGTGTGTTTGAGACCATTGGAAACCAGAACAGCCAGGTCGGCGTACCCTTGACCCTGGACCGTCTCACATCAAAGGATGAGATCGGAGTGCTGGAGATGGGTATGAGCGAACCCGGTCAGATCACCATCCTTGGAGAAATCATCCATCCCAACGCCGCGGTGGTCACCAATGTGGGAGTCTCACACATAGAACAGATGGGCAGCCGGGACAATATCTGCAGGGAAAAGCTGGACATACAAAACGGCCTGCCAAAAGACGGCGTGCTGTATCTGAACGGTGACAACGATATGATCCGGAAACATATTGATTATGTAACACATCCATATGAGTTTTTTGGATTTGCGAAAGACTGCACTTACCGGGCAGTTGATGTGACCGAAGATAATGGGCAGACACATTTCACATTTGTCTGCGGAGATCGAAAAGAACCTATCATATTAAATGTCCTTGGAGACCACAACGTATCCAATGCCCTTGCTGCTATCGCCATCGGACTTGCCTACGATGTGCCGATGACAGTGATCAGGCAGCAGCTTTCTACCTTTTCAGGACAGCGGCAGAACATTGTTAAGCAGAATGGTTATACCATCATCGATGACGCCTACAATGCCAGCCCTGATTCTATGAAGGCCGGTCTTAAAATATTATCTGACTATCAGGATACCGGAAGAAAAATTGCCGTCCTGTCCGATATGCTGGAACTGGGGCCGGATTCCCCCGGATACCATAAGGAAGTAGGGGAATACCTTGGTTCAACAAAAGTCACGGACCTTTATATTACCGGTACACTCTCCAAGGAATATGTCAAAGCGTCCCTGAAGAAAAATCCTTCCCTAAGGGTTCAGTGGTTTGCCACCAACAAAGAACTGATTTCTTTTCTGAAGGAAAATTTGAAGGAACATGATGTGGTCCTTGTAAAAGGCTCCAATGGGATGAAACTATATGAAATAACAAAAGCTTTGGAAGAATAAAGTGGGCAAGCCCATCTCATCTCCCCACCCCTTCACTCTTTGAGGGGCTTGACAACTTTGAGCACTAAATGCGATTTGACGTAGTCAAATAGATTCCTTACACATTTGTGTGCATACTGCCCTCAGGGCTTTTTTATTCCATAGGGAGGTTCAAAGAACTTTCCTATGGAATAAAAAATGAAAGGCCTTCCACCTGGCGATGGAAGGCCTTTCATTATACCAAAATACACTTAATGTGTGAGAGAGGGTTATCTCTAATTCAAGGGAGGGAACCTTGAATTTAGATTTATTATACATCATATTTCGGATTTTTGGGCGTCAATGTAATAAATGGCGGTTTAGTTGTCATAAAAACTTTTTTGTGCCCTGATTTTTCCTATTTTTGTACCGCTTATCTTTTTATTCTTCCGTTTATTTTCCTTCCATTTTTCGCCCTTATTACGTTAATTTTGACATTTTTCACTCCATATGCTACTTTTAATTAGCAAAACGGAGCCCGTTCCTGCGGTGTAAGCATAGGTACACTCCGTTTTTTCATTTTTAAACTATATAAAGGAGATTTTATATGAAAAACCAAACGTATTCTTCCCCTCAAGACCTGGAAGGAAAGATTCCCCTTCCCCAGGCTGTCGTATTAGGCCTTCAGCACGTACTGGCCATGTTTGCAGGTAATCTGACTCCAATCATTTTGATTGCCGGTGCCTGCGGCATCGGTGCGGGCAGTCCCCTTCAGGTTTCCATCCTGCAAAACGCCATGCTGGTGGCCGGTCTGGTGACCTTTGTTCAGCTTTTTACCATCGGACCTGTGGGAGCCCGTCTTCCGGTCGTCATGGGAACCAGCTCCGGTTTCATCGGTGTATGCTCCGGCGTGGCAGCCTCCATGGGAGGAGGAATCGCCGCCTACGGCGCCATTTTAGGAGCCAGCATCATCGGCGGCCTTTTTGAGGGTGTCCTCGGTCTATTCTTAAAACCGCTGCGCAGATTTTTCCCTTCGGTGGTCACCGGTACTGTAGTTATGGCCATAGGATTATCTCTCATATCCGTGGGAATCAATTCCTTCGGCGGCGGTTCCGGAGCAGGAGATTTTGGCTCCCTTCCCAATCTTTTTGTGGGAGCTGTGGTCCTGATTGTGATCGTTGTTCTAAAGCACTTTACCAAAGGGGTGACCAGCAGTTCCTCGATCTTGATCGGCGTCATCGTGGGTTATATTCTGTGCGGTATTCTGGGATTGTTTCTTCCGACCACCTACACCAATGCAGAGGGTGTCAAGCAGACAGCTTCATGGGTATTAAACTGGGATAAAGTAGCTGCCGCCAGCTGGTTTTCCCTTCCAAAGCTCATGCCTGTGAAAATTGTATTTGATCTCAAAGCGATTATTCCAATCGCCATTATGTTTATTGTGACATCCGTAGAGACCATAGGAGATATTTCAGGCATCACAGAGGGCGGTCTGTCCAGAGAGGCCACAGATAAAGAGCTGTCCGGCGGTGTGATCTGCGACGGTCTCGGTTCCTCCTTTGCCTCTATCTTCGGAGTGCTGCCCAATACATCCTTTAGTCAAAATGTAGGGCTTGTGGGAATGACAAAAGTCGTCAACCTCTATTCCATCGCCATGGGTGCCGGATTTCTTGTAATCTGTGGGCTGTTTCCGAAACTAGCTGCTCTCGTGTCCATCATGCCCCAGTCTGTTCTGGGCGGCGCTGCTGTCATGATGTTTGCATCCATCGTAGTCAGCGGTATCCAGCTGATCGCCAAAGACGGAGTGAGCAACCGCGTCGTGACCATTGTCTCCGTTGCACTTGGCCTCGGCTACGGTCTCGGTGCAAATTCAGACGCACTTGCCAATCTGCCTCAGGCAGTCCAGCTGATCTTCGGTGGCTCCGGGATCGTCCCTGCTGCCCTGGTAGCCATCATTTTAAATGTTGCCATACCGAAAGACAAACCCACTGATTAAACATCCCTACAGGAGGCAGCAATTATGAAAATTACGATCCTCATAGAAAACCAGGCGCCGGATTCCCTGAAAAAGGAACATGGCCTGGCTGTACACATTGAGTACAATGGACAGAATTATCTCTTGGATACAGGTGCTTCCGGTCAGTTTGCTAAAAATGCAGAACAGCTGGGTATCGACTTGTCAAAAATTGATGCCTCTTTCTTATCCCATGCACACTATGACCATTCCGGCGGCTATAAAGAATTCTTCTCTAAAAATCCTAAGGCCCCGCTTTACCTGCAGAAGTCAGCCATGGAAAACTGCTATTCTAAAGTTTTATGGTTTCGGGAGTACATCGGGATACCAAAAGACATTTTAAAAGAATATGCAAGCCGCCTTTGTTTTGTCTCTGGCATAACAAAGATAAATCCCGGTGTCTGGGTGATTTCCCACAGTATACACGGCCTTTCCGAAAAGGGACGCAAAAGCCATATGTATATCAGGACAAAACAAGGATTTACACCGGATGATTTTAGTCACGAACAAAGTCTGGTCTTTGAACGTGAACATGACCTTGTCATGTTTAACAGCTGCTGCCATGCAGGCGTGGTTTCCATCATCAACGAAGTCAACGATGCCATGAAGGCCACAGGGAAAAAAGTTTCCTATATGTTCGGAGGTTTCCACACAATGGGACTTAGGGGAGCAAACAGCATGGGCGGCAGGCCCAAAGAAATCACAAAATTAGGACAACAGCTGCTTGCCCTTAACCTGTCCGGTGTCTATACCGGACACTGCACCGGGATTCCTGCCTTCCGAATCTTAAAAGAAACCATGAAAGATAAAATACATTATATGAAAACAGGCAGCGTCATTTCTCTGTAACGCTGCCCGTAAAAAGGGGCATTCACACTAAAAGTTAGTGTGGAGCCCCTTTTTCTCACCTTATTTCTATCTAAACTTTTCAATGTATCCCTGTACAAATATAAAAAGGACAATCAAAGGCAGGACAAAAGTCACATACTTTCTCGTCCATGCAGGGTACTTGATCCCTTTCCCTTCGTTAGCTTCCTCTCTAAACTTCTTCCAGCCCCATCCGTACTTTGTGACGCAGAACAGCAGATATACAAGAGAACCCAGAGGAAGGATATTATTGCTCACAATAAAGTCCTCCAGATCCTGGATCGTACTGTGCGCCCCAAACGGTGTGATGCCGCTCCACACGTTGAATCCCAATGCACACGGCAAGGAAAGCAGCGTGATCAGCACGCCGTTAAAGACACTTGCCTTTTTAATGCTCCAGCCCCAAAGATCCTGCGCAAAAGAAATTATATTCTGGAACACTGCTATGATCGTTGACAATGCCGCAAATGACATAAACAGGAAGAACAGGGCTCCCCAAATTCTGGATCCCGGCATCTCATTAAACACATTAGGCAGTGTGATAAAAACCAGATCCGGTCCGCTGTCTGGGCGTACTCCAAAGGCGAAGCAGGCCGGAAAAATAATCAATCCTGCCATAAGAGCAACGATCGTATCCAATGCCGCCACGCTGATGGCCTCCCCGGTAAGCCGGTAAGACCGGTCAATATAACTGCCAAAAATCGCGATAGCTCCGATTCCCAGGCTCAGTGTAAAAAAGGCCTGTCCCATGGCTGCCGACACAACCTTCATGATCCCCTGCTCCTTCATGGCATGGAAATCAGGTACCAGATAAAAAGACAAACCCTTTGCCGCCCCCGGAAGTGTGACTGCCCTTATGACCAGTACAATGATCACCAAAAACAGACAGGACATCATGATCGTGGTGATCTTCTCCACCCCGTTCTGAAGTCCCAGAGAGCAGATCAAAAAACCAATGATGATGACCACAAGCATCCAGAAGATCAGCACTTCCGGCTTAGATAAAAGCTCACTGAAAACCGTCTGCACCTGCTTAGGATTTTTCCCGACAAAATCTCCTTTCAGCATCTTAAAGAAGTAGCTGATCATCCATCCTGCAACCGTTGTATAAAACATCATCAGCAGGTAATTTCCTGCCATTCCGAAATAACTGTACCAGTGCCACTTCGTTCCCTCAGGTTCCAATGTCTGGAATGAGGTGGCGATACTCCTCTGACTGGCACGGCCCACCGAAAACTCCATGACCATGATTGGCAGCCCAAGAGCAAACAAGAAAAACAAATAAACCAACACAAATGCAGCTCCGCCGTACTGCCCAGTCACAAACGGAAACCTCCACACATTTCCAATACCGATGGCACATCCCGCCGATATTAAGATAAACCCGATCCTAGACGAAAACTTTTCTCTCTTTTCCATAATTACATTTCCTTTAATTCAAAGATAAATTCTGAACCTTCTCCTTCCCTACTTTTTACCCAAATCTGTCCTTCATGTATCCTGACAATCCATCTTACCATAGACAGGCCCAAACCGGTACCCCTCTCTTGGTTTTGAGTGTTTCTGCTCCTGTCTGCCCGGTAAAAACGGTTCCATATCTTATCCAGATGCTCAGATTTGATACCCTGACCGTCATCCTTTACGATTCCCCTGATCTTTCCGTCCTCTCGGAACAGAGATACTTTCACGATTCCATTGCGTTTTCCATAATTGATGGAATTCTCCACCAGATTAATCAGCATTCTAGTCAGCAGCATTTGATCCCCTGCTGCCATAAGTCCAGGCTCGATTTCGCTGAGCAGATGAATCTTCTTTTCTTCTGCTTTACCAGACAGTTCCTCCAAAGTCGTCTCAACCAGCATACTCATATCCACAGCTTCAAACTGAAAGGTCTCCTTCCCTCTCTCACACCGGGCGATCATCAAGAGCTGTGAGATGAGCTCAGACATCTTTTTCGCCTGACGCAGCACGATCCTGATCTCCTGCTTTTGCTCCTCGCTGATGCTGTCTTCTTCCAAAGCGTACTCACACTCTGCTATGATCACAGATACCGGGGTTCGGAGTTCATGGGACACATCCGATGTAAACTGCTTTTCATCCTCAAAAGAAGCTTCCAGCCGGTCAAACATCTCATTAAACGTACACGTCAGCTGGTGCATCTCATCCTCCGTCTTGGGCACTAAAAGTCTCTTTGACAGATCAGCCCCGCTGCTGATCTCCTCCGCAGTCGTACAGATTTCATCTACCGGCTTTAGTGCCTTTTTGGTCATTATATATCCAATCACTCCGATCATCAGGATCAAAAGCGGATATACAGCCGCAAAGGCCAGCATGACCATACGCATGGTCTGCTCCATGCTATGGATGGAGGCAATCCCCCTGATCCAAATTGCTTTCCCCGTTCCGTACTGGTATGCGGCATCATAGACCATCCACTGTTTGCCGCCCTGTTTCACATTCCTCACCTCGTGGGATCGGAGCTTTAGATTCTTCGGAAATTCCACCGGCATACTCCCATGAAGCAGTCTTCCGTCCTGATCATAAATACAGAACATGACACCGTCATCATAATAATCTACATCTGAGCTCAGATAATAAGTACCGTTCTGAAACTCAAATTCGTCTGCAAAATCCGCCACACTCCCCTGCAGATCTTCTTCAGTCTTAGACAATTCCAGCTGGTTAATGAAAATAAAAACACCGGCAAACACTACTGCCAGCACAACAGCAATCATACCTGTATACCAAAGAGTTACCCTTTTCTTGATTGAAAACCGCCTCATTCTTCTTTCCTCAATACATACCCTGCACCACGCACAGTGTGGATCAATCTGCATCTAAATCCTTCATCTATTTTTTTCCTCAGATAGCGGATATACACATCCACTACATTGGATCCGCCTTCAAAGTCGTAATTCCACGCATGCTGCTCGATCTGATCCCTGGACAGCACAATATTCTGATGTCTTAACATATATTCAAGAACCATAAACTCCTTGCTGGACAGAGATATTTTTCTGCCTGCGCGGCTTACCTCTTTTGTCTCACAGTCCAGAACCAGGTCATCCATAGTCAGCCGGTTGGATACAAAGGATGGTTTCCTGCGCATCATAACCCGGACCCTGGCCATGAGTTCCTCGAATGAAAAAGGCTTTACAAGGTAATCGTCCGCTCCCAGATCTAGGCCCTTGACACGATCTTCAATGCTGTCTCTGGCAGTCAAAAAGAGTACCGGTGTATTGTCGCCCTCATTTCGGATCCTGCTTAACAGCTCCAGGCCGTCAAGACCCGGCAGCATAATATCCAGGATCATGCCATCATAGTCTGCCATGGCAATATAATCTAATGCCTCCAGCCCGTCTCCGCAGTCATCCACTGTATAATGTTCTTTCATCAGTTTCTTTTTTAGAATATTTCTTAAATCCTCTTCATCTTCCACAATCAACAGGCGCATATGATACCTCCATATGGAACCATTATAATATAAATGCATTTTTATGAAAACATTTTAATTTAATTTTAATCTTTGGGAATTATAATAAGGTTATCAAAGATATGAAAGGAGAAAAAACTATGAAACGTAAAATGTCATTTGCACTCTGTTGTACTGCTTTTGTACTTCTGTTTGCAGGCTGCCAGAATAATCAAAAGAATGATACAGAGGCAACAACAACTCAGGAAATTGCCACAACTACGGGGACAACAGAAAAAACAACCAGTGAATCTACTGAAACTCAGGCATCCTCCGCAGATGCACCTGACCTCAGCAAATACGAGAAAAAGATTTCATCTATCACCAAAAAAATACAGGCTGCAACCCCTGGAAAAGATACAGCTAAAAACCAAAAAAAATTCTATAACTTAAAGAAGGAACTGGATGCAATAGATCATGAACTGGACACCCTGGACGACGAATACGAACACCAGTATGACACCGGTAAACTTTCTGCTGACAAATATAAGGAAATTGAACGCAAGATTGATGCACTGGAAGACAAATTGGATTTTGCAGAAGACACACTGGAAAATAAATTTGGAATTGACGATTAATCATTTTTAAAGAGGAGGTAAGTAAAATGAAAGGAAAAAAGTTAAGTATCGTAGTCATGGGATGTCTGATGGGACTTTCTCTGGCACTGTCCCCTGCTGTGGTTCATGCGGACAGTGATGATCCAAAGCCTACGTCCATCCGAAAACTCAATTACAAAAAGCGTACAGTGCGGGTCGGACAAAAGTTTGAACTGAAAGCGTATGCAAGACCATATGATTGTGATGACGACCAGCTAATCTGGACCACCAGTAATAAAAAAGTCGTTAAGATCGTAAGCCGTGACCGGAGGGATGATGATATTACCCTGAAGGCTGTGAAAACTGGAAAAGTAAAGATCACCTGCCGGATCCGGGGCACAAGCAAAAAGAAAACCTGTACAGTAACGGTAAAAAAGAAAGCCAAAAAGAAAACGGTAAAACCAACCCGCATCTGGGTGGAAGATAAATATATGGACGTGGACGTTCATGATACCGAAGACATTGAATACAAAGTACTGCCGAGAAAAGCAACAAACAAAAAGGTAACCTTCACATCCAGCAATCAGAAAATTGCAACCGTCAATTCACGGGGCATCGTGTACGGAAAACAGCCGGGCAAAGTAAAAATCACACTAAAATGCAAAGGAAATCCTAAAGTAAAGGCATATGTCTATGTCCTTGTTGAAATCGATGATGATGAAGATTGAGTAAAAATCGAAAACCGCCAGCCACAGAATACAGCTGGCGGTATTTTTAATGAGTAAAACCGTATACCTTTTTTTCCTCTTCTCCGTGGACCAAGATCTTTGCACTATCCAATTCTTCTATGGATTCTTTAAAATCCCTCATAAACAGCTCTGCCATATCCCGGCTCAGATCCGCACGGCAGACAATACGCTGGATGACAATGTCCTCGAGATCCACAGGAAGCGGGTAGGCGGGAACCTGCCATCCGTGCATGCGCAGCCGGTCTGCCAGATCATACAGGCTCCACTTATTATTCTCCTTCAGCCGGTAGCAGACAATCGGCATATTCTCGCCCCGGTTATAGATTTGAAATCTTTCCAGATTTTCAATCTCTCTGGCCAGATACATGGCCACATCCTTCGTGCGGTTCTGGATTTTTCTATAACCCTCCATTCCCTGTCTCAGGAAATTATAATACTGGGCAATGATCTGTGAAGCACTCCTGGAAAAGTTTAATGCCATGGTAGGCATCTCCCCTCCCAGATAGCTGACCTTAAAAACCAATTCCTTCGGAAGATATTTCTCATCTTTCCAGATGATCCAGCCTACCCCCGGATAAACGAGTCCGTATTTATGTCCCGAAGAATTTATGGATATCACATTTTCCAGTCTGAAATCCCAAACCAGATCTGGTTCGGTAAACGGCGCGAAGAAACCTCCGCTGGCAGCATCTACATGAATGGATACCTTATGGGCTGTTCCTTGGTTATATTCACTCACCGCCCGGTCCAAAGCAGCTATATCATCAAATTTTCCGGTGTATGTAATCCCAAGAATCCCGACAATTCCAATGGTGTATTCATCGACGGCTGCTATGGCCTTCTCAATATCCAGGCTCATATGTTCAGCGTCCATCGGTATGACACGCATTTCAATATCCCAGTATACACAAAACTTTTCCCAGCAAACCTGATAACCGCTGGATATGATTAAGTTAGGCCTTTTCGTAATATCCACACCCAGTGCTTCCGCCCGCTTTCTCCACCGAAACTTCATGGCCATTCCTCCCAGCATACATGCTTCGCTGGACCCCACTGTACTTGTGCCTATATAGGACTGGTCTTTTGGCGCATTCCACAAATCTGCGATCATATTCACGCATCGGTTTTCAATTTCTGCAGTCTGAGGATATTCTGATTTGTCTATCGCATTCTTCTCCAGAGTCTCACTCATCAGCTTAACCGCTTCATCTTCCATATAGGTCTGGCAGAACGTGGCAAGATTTAACCGGGCATTTCCCTCATCCAGAAGTTCATCACTGATGAGCCGATATGCCATATCTGATGGGATACTATGTTCCGGCAATACGTTTTTGGGAATGACACTAGCCATATCTGCATTCTCAAAAATAGGTTTTTCATAAATTTCCTGATTCTGATTGCTTTTGTTTTTACGGTCACATAACATTTCACTTCACCTCCTGCTTTTATTGTAACGCTTTTTCTGCCCATATAACTACCAATTGTAAAAAGTTTTATAATGATTTTAGTTTTCTGCATTCTTTTTTTAATTTCCAGCCATACTATATGTGAGGTGATGACAATGAGAAATGAAGATATTCCGATCGGTTTTACCATGGAACTGGCACAGCATGAAAATGCCCTGTCTGCATTTTCCTCCCTGACCAATGAACAGCAGCGTCAGGTCATTGATGAAGCCAAGAATATGAAGACCCGTCAGGAAATGCGGAATTATGTGGAAAATCAATTCAAATAATAAAAAGCAGGAAACAAAAAAATTTGCTTCCTGCTTTTTACTTCTGTGTATTACTGTTTAACGAATTCAGGGTTTTTCATTACATAATTGATTTTGGATTTATCATTCCAATACCCGGCAGTAGCCACAGGGAACATTCCAAGACATACATTTACCACCAGCGTCAGTATCAGCAGTTTCTGCTTGTGCTGATAGGACTGGACAAGATCTACCGACTTATTTTTGACTTTTTCTGCCTGGACAAATCTTAATATGATAACAATAATATTATAGATTACCGTAAGCCAGATGAACCAGTAACGGAAAGCACACAAAACATAGATAAACGTTACAACACTCCAAAAGATCCCTGAATTCCGTTCTTTTCTACTGAGCAGCTGACGGAAATGCTGGTCTTTCTCACTAAGAACTTCCAGTTTTGTTCCGCACCACTCACAGTACAGAGCGTCTTCCCTGTTTTCCTTTCCACAATTTTGACAAATCATCTCTCTCCCTCCGATTCCTCATAATGTTGTAACTAAATTATATCACAGATATGTCACTTTTTCTTTCATGTTTGTCATAATTCCCCGAAAAAATCCAGCCTTTTCTTAGATTACTTTATTTGTTTGATATATTTTGAACTGCAATATCCTGTTCGTCCATTGTAAATGACTTTATCCCATTTCTTTCCTTCATTTAAGATCTCTACTTTTGCTCCTTTTGGGATTTTATAAATAATTTTCCCCATTATAGATGCTTTTTCCCTCAGTCTTAGCGAATCATTTTTTGTATTAACCTTCCCAATTTTCAATTTAAATTTGTTCCCAGTAGTATTTGGCTCCCCCATTTGCATCTCTTCCATAAGAATTCCTTTTGCAACGGCTTCAGCGACTTTCTTGTAGCCTGCTTTTTGATAAAACTCAAAGTCATCTTTGTCATCAACAAAACATACCTCTACCAATATAGCTTTGTTTATCGTATGGTTCAAATAATATAGATGATTGGTTGTTTTTGTACCTCTGTCCGGAAAACCTAATTTTTTCATATTATGTCGGATCTGTTCCGCAACAGCTTTTTTGATCCCAATATCTGCTGTGCAATACACTTCACAGCCTGCAGCTATTTGATCTCCTTTGGAATCATTTCTTCCTGAGTTAAAATGAATGGAGATATCCAGAATAACATTTCTTTTATTACACTTTGCAACGACCTTTTTCAAGACATCCGATTGATCTTTTCCGTTATTGCACGTGCAATCATATGCTTTCTGTCCATATGATTTTAGCAGTCTTACTATTTCCTTTGTAATCAGTCGGTTTTCTTTTGACTCATCTAAAAATCCACATGCTCCGCAAGCTGTTTTTCCCGCCGGATTATGACCTGCACTTATGTTATAACTGCCCATCCTGCTTTCCCCCATCAATTTTTTCGTTTTTGGATTCTCCTTCAATGCTTCTTGTAAATCCCTGATGAAGACCTGTACTTGCCAAACCTGTAATTGCACCATAGACAATGGACTCCATTGCGACACCTCTATCAGCAATACAGCCAAGAACCGCTCCTAGAATTGCTAAAATCAATGGAATATACTTATTAGGGATAAAATCCAAGGACTTCTTCATGACATAGCCAGCAACCAGACATGCCGCCATTACGATAGGAATGTAGTATTGCGTAATAAACTCTAAACTCA
Coding sequences within:
- a CDS encoding GerMN domain-containing protein translates to MRKKKLIFAGLLAVVAAAGLAGCSNDNTKQTTEKTTKASTEAEKTTAKKKTTGKKAAATTAESKKPVVKDCTIYAPDDNVETLIQGKVKIQDVTAQKLLKEMIKMGTLEEGTKINSFQIKKQTAYIDFNKTIEKTLRKMGSSGEVLTVQAVTKTICENLGTNAMKFTVEGKVLETGHNIYDEPQRPGEE
- a CDS encoding UDP-N-acetylmuramoyl-tripeptide--D-alanyl-D-alanine ligase, which produces MEHMTIQDILAATGGTLLCGDSSMPIKRISTDSRTVGPDTLFVPIIGERVNAHKFIDSALKDGGAALTQEHDHAEGPHPFIRVADTLKAMQQIASYYRNKMSLPIIGITGSVGKTTTREMIAHVLKGKYRVFETIGNQNSQVGVPLTLDRLTSKDEIGVLEMGMSEPGQITILGEIIHPNAAVVTNVGVSHIEQMGSRDNICREKLDIQNGLPKDGVLYLNGDNDMIRKHIDYVTHPYEFFGFAKDCTYRAVDVTEDNGQTHFTFVCGDRKEPIILNVLGDHNVSNALAAIAIGLAYDVPMTVIRQQLSTFSGQRQNIVKQNGYTIIDDAYNASPDSMKAGLKILSDYQDTGRKIAVLSDMLELGPDSPGYHKEVGEYLGSTKVTDLYITGTLSKEYVKASLKKNPSLRVQWFATNKELISFLKENLKEHDVVLVKGSNGMKLYEITKALEE
- a CDS encoding uracil-xanthine permease family protein is translated as MKNQTYSSPQDLEGKIPLPQAVVLGLQHVLAMFAGNLTPIILIAGACGIGAGSPLQVSILQNAMLVAGLVTFVQLFTIGPVGARLPVVMGTSSGFIGVCSGVAASMGGGIAAYGAILGASIIGGLFEGVLGLFLKPLRRFFPSVVTGTVVMAIGLSLISVGINSFGGGSGAGDFGSLPNLFVGAVVLIVIVVLKHFTKGVTSSSSILIGVIVGYILCGILGLFLPTTYTNAEGVKQTASWVLNWDKVAAASWFSLPKLMPVKIVFDLKAIIPIAIMFIVTSVETIGDISGITEGGLSREATDKELSGGVICDGLGSSFASIFGVLPNTSFSQNVGLVGMTKVVNLYSIAMGAGFLVICGLFPKLAALVSIMPQSVLGGAAVMMFASIVVSGIQLIAKDGVSNRVVTIVSVALGLGYGLGANSDALANLPQAVQLIFGGSGIVPAALVAIILNVAIPKDKPTD
- a CDS encoding MBL fold metallo-hydrolase; protein product: MKITILIENQAPDSLKKEHGLAVHIEYNGQNYLLDTGASGQFAKNAEQLGIDLSKIDASFLSHAHYDHSGGYKEFFSKNPKAPLYLQKSAMENCYSKVLWFREYIGIPKDILKEYASRLCFVSGITKINPGVWVISHSIHGLSEKGRKSHMYIRTKQGFTPDDFSHEQSLVFEREHDLVMFNSCCHAGVVSIINEVNDAMKATGKKVSYMFGGFHTMGLRGANSMGGRPKEITKLGQQLLALNLSGVYTGHCTGIPAFRILKETMKDKIHYMKTGSVISL
- a CDS encoding sodium-dependent transporter, with the translated sequence MEKREKFSSRIGFILISAGCAIGIGNVWRFPFVTGQYGGAAFVLVYLFFLFALGLPIMVMEFSVGRASQRSIATSFQTLEPEGTKWHWYSYFGMAGNYLLMMFYTTVAGWMISYFFKMLKGDFVGKNPKQVQTVFSELLSKPEVLIFWMLVVIIIGFLICSLGLQNGVEKITTIMMSCLFLVIIVLVIRAVTLPGAAKGLSFYLVPDFHAMKEQGIMKVVSAAMGQAFFTLSLGIGAIAIFGSYIDRSYRLTGEAISVAALDTIVALMAGLIIFPACFAFGVRPDSGPDLVFITLPNVFNEMPGSRIWGALFFLFMSFAALSTIIAVFQNIISFAQDLWGWSIKKASVFNGVLITLLSLPCALGFNVWSGITPFGAHSTIQDLEDFIVSNNILPLGSLVYLLFCVTKYGWGWKKFREEANEGKGIKYPAWTRKYVTFVLPLIVLFIFVQGYIEKFR
- a CDS encoding HAMP domain-containing sensor histidine kinase, which produces MQIDPHCAWCRVCIEERRMRRFSIKKRVTLWYTGMIAVVLAVVFAGVFIFINQLELSKTEEDLQGSVADFADEFEFQNGTYYLSSDVDYYDDGVMFCIYDQDGRLLHGSMPVEFPKNLKLRSHEVRNVKQGGKQWMVYDAAYQYGTGKAIWIRGIASIHSMEQTMRMVMLAFAAVYPLLILMIGVIGYIMTKKALKPVDEICTTAEEISSGADLSKRLLVPKTEDEMHQLTCTFNEMFDRLEASFEDEKQFTSDVSHELRTPVSVIIAECEYALEEDSISEEQKQEIRIVLRQAKKMSELISQLLMIARCERGKETFQFEAVDMSMLVETTLEELSGKAEEKKIHLLSEIEPGLMAAGDQMLLTRMLINLVENSINYGKRNGIVKVSLFREDGKIRGIVKDDGQGIKSEHLDKIWNRFYRADRSRNTQNQERGTGLGLSMVRWIVRIHEGQIWVKSREGEGSEFIFELKEM